Proteins from a genomic interval of Terriglobales bacterium:
- a CDS encoding ABC transporter permease, producing MFDFLLKYRAEIFTLSLEHLWLVGAAMALAVGIGMPLGVLLTRVPGLRRAVLGSANVMQTIPSLALFGFLLPLPWLGARADRLAITALTLYALLPIIRNTYTGIMGVDPAVRETARGMGMTDGQVLWQVELPLALGVILAGVRVAAVICVGVATIAAAIGAGGLGEFIFRGVASVNNQLILAGAVPAAALALLADQGLGLLERRLRPAA from the coding sequence ATGTTCGACTTCCTGCTGAAGTATCGCGCTGAAATCTTCACCCTGAGCCTGGAGCACCTGTGGCTGGTGGGCGCGGCGATGGCCCTGGCCGTGGGCATCGGGATGCCGCTGGGTGTCCTGCTCACGCGCGTGCCGGGATTGCGGCGCGCCGTGCTGGGCTCGGCCAACGTCATGCAGACCATTCCCAGCCTGGCGCTGTTCGGGTTCCTGCTGCCCCTTCCCTGGTTGGGAGCGCGCGCCGACCGCCTGGCCATCACCGCGCTGACGCTCTATGCCCTGCTACCCATCATCCGCAACACCTACACCGGCATCATGGGCGTGGACCCGGCGGTGCGTGAGACCGCGCGCGGCATGGGCATGACCGACGGCCAGGTGCTGTGGCAGGTGGAACTGCCGCTGGCGCTGGGCGTGATTCTGGCCGGCGTGCGCGTGGCAGCCGTGATCTGCGTCGGAGTGGCGACCATCGCCGCCGCCATCGGCGCCGGTGGTCTGGGCGAATTCATTTTTCGTGGCGTGGCCAGCGTGAACAATCAGTTGATCCTCGCGGGCGCAGTGCCCGCCGCCGCGCTGGCCTTGCTCGCCGATCAGGGCCTCGGACTGCTGGAGCGCCGCCTGCGGCCCGCGGCCTGA
- a CDS encoding ATP-binding cassette domain-containing protein, with the protein MPTHRHPAHNGNVPGANHLAVEFRQVAFRAGERTLLADLNLEVRTGETLVLLGRSGSGKTTALKLINRLLEPSAGEVRVEGRSTREWDAIALRRRIGYVIQETGLFPHFTVERNVEVVPRLEGWPEERRRARVQELLGLVGLEPAQFRARYPHQLSGGQRQRVGVARALAADPPILLMDEPFGALDPLTRAEIQREFLALQKRLAKTIVFVTHDLREALLLGTRIGLVDEGRLLGLYTPQEFSRSADPAVSQYVSAFGQTLPNEP; encoded by the coding sequence TTGCCCACGCACCGTCACCCGGCGCACAATGGCAACGTGCCCGGCGCCAATCATCTCGCGGTCGAGTTCCGCCAGGTGGCCTTTCGCGCCGGTGAGCGTACCCTGCTCGCCGATTTGAACCTCGAGGTGCGCACCGGCGAGACCCTGGTCCTGCTGGGCCGCAGCGGCTCGGGCAAGACCACGGCGCTGAAGCTCATCAATCGGCTTCTGGAACCGAGCGCCGGCGAAGTCCGAGTCGAAGGCCGCTCCACCCGCGAGTGGGATGCCATCGCCCTGCGCCGCCGCATCGGGTACGTCATCCAGGAAACGGGCCTGTTTCCGCACTTCACCGTGGAACGCAACGTCGAAGTCGTGCCGCGCCTGGAGGGCTGGCCGGAAGAGCGCCGCCGCGCCCGCGTCCAGGAACTGCTCGGGCTGGTGGGCCTGGAACCGGCACAGTTCCGCGCGCGCTATCCCCACCAGCTTTCCGGCGGACAGCGACAGCGCGTGGGCGTAGCCCGCGCCCTGGCCGCCGATCCACCCATCCTGCTGATGGACGAGCCCTTCGGCGCGCTCGATCCATTGACGCGGGCCGAGATTCAGCGCGAGTTCCTCGCCCTGCAGAAGCGGCTGGCCAAGACCATCGTCTTCGTCACCCACGATCTGCGCGAAGCCTTGCTCTTGGGGACGCGCATCGGCCTCGTGGACGAAGGTCGGCTGCTGGGCCTGTATACACCGCAAGAATTCAGCCGCTCCGCTGACCCGGCGGTCTCGCAATACGTATCCGCCTTCGGGCAGACGCTGCCAAACGAGCCTTAG
- a CDS encoding acyl-[ACP]--phospholipid O-acyltransferase, producing MARAEDALPQGGLRGFWCLIAAQFQNAFNDNAFKNLLFFLILGMNLPAAERDRLVLILGVVFATPPILFSMSGGYLADRFSKRAVALATKSLEVGVMLVALAALALHSIPLCFVALFLMSSQSALFAPTKYGILPELLPEKRLSWGNGVLELGTFLAILSGIIAGPLLAEWFAGQQGWSGALLLGLAVVGLALATGIPRLRAADPQKRFRANFLAELWAQVSHIRGDRVLVLAVAGNTYFFFIAALLQLNILLFGNDVLRLGYVENGYLSAAIAVGIGVGSLAAGYLSGNKIEYGLVPLGSLGMMIFGGVLAYGGNTFREVLVLLGLLGFFAGFFIVPINALLQHRPEGEHRGGVIAAANLISWIAVALAAAVNYALTMAGLGPHEIFLFCSLLTLAATAYALVLLPDALLRLGLVLLTHSIYRIRLEGRDNIPEKGGALFVSNHLSFVDALLLMAATDRRVRFIMFKGIYEHPIVKPFAKIMRAIPISSQLRPREMIRSLRDASDAIRDGEVVCIFAEGQITRIGHLLPFRRGLERIMKGIEAPIIPVHLDEVWGSIFSFERGRFLWKVPRRVPYPVTVSFGKPLPPTATPMEVRQAVMELQTEAYKHHRARMRPLHRVFLRRARWHPFRFSMADGRVPRMSFGTTLTRTMFVAHRLAGVWKGQEMVGILLPPSVGGALVNIAASFLGKIAVNLNYTASGEVLESCARQCKLETVITSRLFLEKVKLEVPARAVYLEDVVAKPRLHEKLMSLLIAWTFPEELVETALGAEKRTSLDDLATVIFSSGSTGDPKGVMLSHFNIGSNLEQLAQTFALRPKDRVLGILPFFHSMGYTVTIWLPATLGVGVVFHPNPLDAKAISDLARDYEATFLVATPTFLQAYIRRCQPEDFGSLQFVLVGAEKLPDRVALAFEDTFGVRPLEGYGCTECSPAVAVNTRDYRATGFRQVGAKRGSIGHPLPGVSVRIVHPETQEPVPLGESGLLLVRGPNVMMGYLGRPEKTAEVLRDGWYNTGDIASMDLDGFLIVSDRLSRFSKIAGEMVPHVKIEEKLQEIADITEQVFAVTCLPDERRGERLIVLHTLPEEKLEPVLAQFASSDLPPLWKPKPNQFFHIDNIPYLGTGKLDLRKLKEAAQRLAEAGGEAAMESVNQ from the coding sequence ATGGCGAGAGCCGAAGATGCCTTGCCGCAGGGCGGCCTGCGCGGCTTCTGGTGCCTGATCGCGGCGCAGTTCCAGAACGCGTTCAACGATAACGCGTTCAAGAACCTGCTGTTCTTCCTCATTCTGGGGATGAACCTGCCGGCGGCGGAGCGCGACCGCCTGGTCCTGATCCTGGGCGTGGTATTCGCCACGCCGCCCATCCTGTTTTCAATGAGCGGCGGCTATCTGGCGGACCGGTTCAGCAAGCGCGCCGTTGCGCTGGCCACCAAGTCGCTCGAGGTCGGGGTGATGCTGGTGGCGCTGGCGGCCCTGGCCCTGCACAGCATTCCGTTGTGCTTCGTCGCGCTCTTCCTCATGAGTTCGCAGAGCGCGCTGTTCGCGCCCACCAAGTACGGCATCCTGCCCGAACTGCTGCCGGAGAAGCGGCTGTCCTGGGGCAACGGCGTGCTCGAGCTGGGGACGTTTCTGGCCATCCTTTCCGGCATCATCGCCGGGCCGCTGCTGGCGGAGTGGTTCGCGGGACAGCAAGGATGGTCGGGCGCGCTGCTGCTGGGGCTGGCGGTGGTAGGCCTGGCGTTGGCCACCGGCATTCCGCGCCTGAGGGCCGCCGATCCGCAGAAACGGTTCCGCGCCAATTTTCTGGCGGAATTGTGGGCACAGGTCTCGCACATCCGCGGCGACCGCGTGCTGGTGCTGGCGGTAGCCGGCAACACCTATTTCTTTTTCATCGCCGCGCTGCTGCAACTGAACATCCTGCTGTTCGGCAACGACGTGCTGCGGCTGGGCTACGTCGAGAACGGATATCTCTCGGCGGCCATCGCGGTGGGCATCGGCGTAGGCAGCCTGGCGGCCGGATATCTTTCCGGCAACAAGATCGAGTACGGCCTGGTGCCGCTGGGATCGCTGGGCATGATGATCTTCGGCGGCGTGCTGGCCTACGGCGGGAATACTTTCCGCGAAGTGCTGGTGCTGCTGGGCCTGCTGGGGTTCTTCGCCGGATTCTTCATCGTGCCCATCAACGCGCTGCTGCAGCACCGCCCGGAAGGGGAGCACCGCGGCGGCGTGATCGCGGCCGCCAACCTCATCTCCTGGATCGCGGTGGCGCTTGCAGCGGCGGTGAATTACGCCCTGACCATGGCGGGGCTGGGCCCGCACGAGATCTTCCTTTTCTGCTCGCTGCTCACGCTGGCGGCGACGGCGTATGCCCTGGTTCTGCTGCCGGATGCGCTGCTGCGCCTGGGCTTGGTGCTGCTGACGCACTCCATCTACCGCATCCGGCTGGAGGGGCGCGACAACATTCCCGAAAAAGGCGGGGCGCTGTTCGTCTCCAATCACCTGTCGTTCGTGGACGCGCTGCTGCTGATGGCGGCCACGGACCGGCGCGTCCGCTTCATCATGTTCAAGGGGATCTACGAGCACCCCATCGTGAAGCCGTTCGCGAAGATCATGCGGGCCATCCCCATTTCGTCGCAACTGCGGCCGCGGGAGATGATCCGCTCGCTGCGCGACGCCAGCGACGCCATCCGCGACGGGGAAGTGGTGTGCATCTTCGCCGAAGGACAGATCACGCGCATCGGGCACCTGCTGCCCTTCCGGCGCGGCCTGGAACGGATCATGAAGGGCATCGAGGCGCCCATTATCCCTGTGCACCTGGATGAAGTGTGGGGCTCGATCTTCAGCTTCGAGCGCGGGCGCTTCCTGTGGAAAGTGCCGCGGCGCGTGCCCTACCCGGTGACGGTGAGCTTCGGCAAGCCGCTGCCGCCCACGGCGACACCCATGGAAGTGCGGCAGGCGGTGATGGAATTGCAGACCGAAGCCTACAAGCACCATCGTGCGCGCATGCGTCCGCTGCACCGCGTGTTCCTGCGCCGGGCGCGGTGGCATCCCTTCCGTTTTTCCATGGCCGACGGCCGCGTGCCGCGCATGAGCTTCGGCACCACGCTAACTCGCACCATGTTCGTCGCCCATCGGCTGGCCGGCGTGTGGAAAGGACAGGAGATGGTCGGGATCCTGCTGCCGCCCTCGGTGGGGGGCGCGCTGGTGAACATCGCGGCCTCGTTCCTGGGCAAGATCGCGGTCAATCTGAATTACACCGCGTCCGGTGAGGTGCTGGAATCGTGCGCGCGGCAGTGCAAGCTGGAGACCGTGATCACCTCGCGGCTCTTCCTGGAGAAGGTGAAGCTCGAGGTTCCTGCGCGCGCAGTGTACCTGGAAGACGTGGTGGCAAAGCCCCGGCTGCACGAAAAACTGATGTCGCTACTGATCGCGTGGACGTTCCCCGAGGAACTGGTGGAGACCGCGCTGGGGGCGGAGAAGCGTACGTCGCTCGACGACCTGGCCACGGTGATTTTCTCCAGTGGCTCCACCGGCGACCCCAAGGGCGTCATGCTCTCGCACTTCAACATCGGCTCGAACCTGGAGCAACTGGCGCAGACCTTCGCGCTGCGCCCCAAAGACCGGGTGCTGGGCATTCTGCCGTTTTTCCACTCCATGGGTTACACGGTGACGATATGGCTGCCGGCGACGCTGGGGGTGGGCGTGGTGTTCCATCCCAATCCGCTGGACGCCAAGGCCATCAGCGACCTGGCGCGCGACTACGAGGCCACGTTTCTGGTGGCCACGCCGACCTTCCTTCAGGCCTACATCCGGCGCTGCCAGCCGGAAGACTTCGGCAGCCTGCAGTTTGTGCTGGTGGGCGCGGAAAAATTACCGGACCGGGTGGCGCTGGCATTCGAGGACACGTTCGGCGTGCGGCCGCTCGAAGGTTACGGCTGCACCGAATGCTCGCCCGCGGTAGCTGTGAACACGCGCGACTATCGGGCAACGGGATTCCGCCAGGTGGGCGCCAAGCGTGGATCGATCGGGCATCCGCTGCCGGGCGTGAGCGTGCGCATCGTGCATCCCGAGACCCAGGAGCCGGTGCCGCTGGGAGAATCAGGACTGCTGCTGGTGCGCGGTCCGAACGTGATGATGGGCTACCTGGGCCGGCCGGAGAAGACCGCCGAAGTGCTGCGCGACGGCTGGTACAACACCGGCGACATCGCTTCCATGGACCTGGACGGATTCCTGATCGTCTCCGACCGGCTGAGCCGCTTCTCGAAGATTGCCGGCGAGATGGTGCCGCACGTGAAGATCGAAGAGAAACTGCAGGAGATCGCGGACATCACCGAGCAGGTTTTCGCGGTCACTTGCCTGCCAGACGAAAGAAGAGGCGAGCGGCTCATCGTGCTGCATACGCTTCCCGAAGAGAAGCTGGAGCCGGTGCTGGCACAGTTCGCTTCCTCCGACCTGCCGCCGCTGTGGAAGCCTAAACCTAACCAGTTCTTCCATATCGACAACATTCCCTACCTGGGAACGGGCAAGCTCGATCTGCGGAAGCTTAAGGAGGCGGCGCAGCGGCTGGCGGAAGCCGGCGGGGAAGCTGCGATGGAATCCGTGAATCAGTGA